The following coding sequences lie in one Bacteroidota bacterium genomic window:
- a CDS encoding YebC/PmpR family DNA-binding transcriptional regulator, with translation MGRAFEYRRAAKEKRWDKMSKVFPKLGKLITIAAKEGGPDPELNPRLRNAILNAKAENMPKDNIEAAIKRALGKDADTMVEVVYEGKGPHGVLMYVECATDNTTRTVANVKSYFNKVGGSLVPNGSLEFMFSRKAVFEFKPKPGVDLEELELQLIDAGLEEIEQHEDVIYAYADYKDFGNLHHALEELGMEIIKANLQRFPVTPVEFTEEQRADIERLIDRIEEDDDVQAVYTNMA, from the coding sequence ATGGGCAGAGCTTTTGAATACCGCCGCGCGGCCAAGGAAAAACGTTGGGACAAAATGTCGAAGGTATTCCCCAAACTGGGGAAACTGATCACCATTGCAGCCAAGGAAGGTGGTCCTGATCCCGAACTGAACCCCAGATTGCGCAATGCCATCCTGAATGCCAAGGCCGAAAACATGCCCAAGGATAATATTGAAGCTGCCATAAAACGCGCTCTGGGCAAAGATGCCGACACAATGGTAGAGGTGGTTTATGAAGGCAAAGGACCGCATGGCGTGCTGATGTACGTGGAATGCGCCACCGACAATACCACCCGCACCGTGGCCAATGTGAAATCATATTTCAACAAGGTGGGTGGATCGCTTGTGCCCAATGGCTCGCTCGAGTTCATGTTTAGCCGCAAAGCTGTTTTTGAATTCAAACCAAAACCCGGAGTTGATCTGGAAGAGCTTGAACTACAGCTGATTGATGCAGGTCTGGAGGAAATCGAGCAGCACGAAGATGTCATTTACGCCTATGCCGACTACAAGGACTTTGGCAACCTGCACCATGCACTGGAGGAACTGGGTATGGAAATCATCAAGGCCAACCTGCAGCGTTTTCCGGTTACCCCTGTGGAGTTTACTGAAGAACAAAGGGCTGATATCGAGCGGCTGATCGACCGCATTGAGGAGGACGATGACGTGCAGGCTGTTTATACCAATATGGCCTGA
- the rmuC gene encoding DNA recombination protein RmuC has protein sequence MQQKLDEKLSQLAEQLNRNAQEGRDSMARVLKEFQEQFTANVKDFNELQRQKFADLERKQGELIQSTELKLEKMRETVDEKLQKTLETRLGQSFELVSKQLESVQKGLGEMQTLAQDVGGLKRVLSNVKTKGIVGEYQLSAILEQILAPEQYEASVKTKRSSNDHVEFAIRLPGRENGDQPVYLPIDAKFPLEDFNRLQTAYEEANPQQIEESSKALTAAIRKFAADISNKYLDPPFTTDFAIMFLPIEGLYAEVVRNPALTGELQSKYRVIVTGPATLAAILNSLQMGFKTLAIQQRSSEVWKILGEVKTEFNNFGEILEKAKKKIEGAGNDIDVLVGKRTRAIQRKLRSVEALPLPDTALLATDELFEEE, from the coding sequence ATGCAACAAAAGCTCGACGAAAAACTCTCGCAACTTGCGGAACAACTCAACCGCAATGCCCAGGAAGGACGCGACAGCATGGCCAGGGTATTGAAGGAATTCCAGGAACAGTTTACAGCCAACGTCAAGGATTTCAACGAATTGCAAAGGCAAAAGTTTGCCGACCTCGAACGCAAACAAGGCGAGCTGATCCAAAGCACGGAACTGAAACTGGAAAAGATGCGCGAAACTGTGGACGAGAAACTGCAGAAGACCCTCGAAACCCGCCTCGGACAGTCGTTCGAGCTGGTGAGCAAGCAACTCGAAAGTGTGCAGAAAGGCCTGGGCGAAATGCAAACCCTTGCCCAGGATGTGGGAGGCCTGAAAAGGGTGCTGTCGAACGTGAAAACCAAAGGTATTGTGGGCGAGTATCAGCTTTCGGCCATTCTGGAGCAGATCCTGGCACCGGAACAGTACGAAGCCAGTGTGAAAACCAAACGCAGCAGCAACGACCACGTGGAATTTGCCATACGGCTTCCTGGACGCGAAAACGGCGACCAGCCGGTGTATCTGCCCATCGACGCCAAGTTTCCGCTCGAGGACTTCAACAGGCTTCAGACTGCATACGAAGAAGCAAACCCGCAACAAATCGAAGAATCATCCAAAGCGCTTACGGCAGCCATACGCAAATTTGCTGCCGACATCAGCAATAAATACCTCGACCCGCCCTTTACTACCGATTTTGCCATCATGTTTCTGCCCATCGAAGGCCTGTATGCCGAAGTGGTGCGCAATCCCGCCCTGACCGGCGAACTACAGTCGAAATACCGCGTCATTGTTACCGGACCGGCCACTTTGGCGGCCATACTCAACAGCCTCCAGATGGGATTCAAAACCCTGGCCATCCAGCAACGAAGCAGTGAGGTGTGGAAAATACTGGGCGAGGTAAAAACAGAGTTCAACAACTTTGGCGAAATCCTCGAAAAAGCCAAAAAGAAAATTGAAGGAGCCGGCAACGACATTGATGTTCTGGTGGGTAAACGCACCAGGGCCATACAACGGAAATTGCGCAGTGTCGAAGCATTACCTCTGCCCGATACCGCCTTGCTGGCTACCGACGAACTTTTCGAGGAAGAATAA
- the hisF gene encoding imidazole glycerol phosphate synthase subunit HisF, whose translation MLAKRIIPCLDVKDGRTVKGINFVDLADAGDPVALASQYSLEGADELLFLDITASHEKRKTLVELVDRVAQAINIPFTVGGGVAQVEDAYALLQAGADKVSINSAAVKSPSLIGEIAQRFGSQCVVLAIDARQDQAGKWEVFINGGRIPTGKDLFEWAKEGQERGAGEILFTSMNHDGTRKGFANEALARLGQMLSIPVIASGGAGHMQHFADAFLVGKADAALAASVFHYGLISIPELKKYLKSCSISIR comes from the coding sequence ATGCTGGCTAAACGCATCATTCCCTGCCTCGATGTCAAAGACGGACGCACCGTAAAAGGTATCAACTTTGTGGACCTGGCTGATGCCGGTGATCCTGTGGCGCTGGCAAGTCAGTATTCGCTTGAAGGCGCCGACGAGTTGCTGTTTCTCGATATCACAGCCAGCCACGAAAAGCGCAAAACCCTGGTTGAGCTGGTGGACAGGGTGGCACAGGCCATCAACATTCCTTTTACGGTTGGTGGTGGGGTTGCGCAGGTTGAGGATGCTTATGCGCTTTTGCAGGCCGGAGCCGACAAGGTTAGTATAAACTCAGCTGCCGTGAAAAGTCCTTCACTCATTGGTGAGATCGCACAACGCTTTGGTTCTCAGTGTGTCGTGCTGGCCATTGATGCCCGGCAGGATCAAGCTGGTAAATGGGAGGTTTTTATCAACGGGGGGAGAATCCCAACCGGAAAGGATTTGTTTGAATGGGCAAAAGAGGGCCAGGAACGTGGTGCCGGTGAAATCCTGTTTACCAGCATGAACCACGATGGCACGCGCAAGGGCTTTGCCAACGAAGCGCTGGCCAGGCTTGGCCAAATGCTTTCTATTCCTGTGATTGCCTCGGGAGGCGCAGGCCATATGCAACACTTTGCCGACGCTTTCCTGGTGGGCAAGGCCGATGCAGCCCTGGCCGCCTCAGTTTTTCATTATGGCCTGATTTCTATACCTGAATTGAAAAAATATCTTAAATCATGCTCGATATCAATACGTTAG
- a CDS encoding bifunctional phosphoribosyl-AMP cyclohydrolase/phosphoribosyl-ATP diphosphatase HisIE, with translation MLDINTLDFEKSNGLLPAVVQDSTTLQVLMLGYMNREALQRTKETGRVWFFSRSKNRLWEKGETSGNYLNVKEISVDCDQDTLLLQVVPEGPVCHRGTTSCFDEEIRAAGPDFLYQLEAIIRQRAGEDSSVSYTRKLLDRGLDRMAQKVGEEAVEVVISAKNDDLQLLKGEMADLLYHLMVLMYAKGIRLSEVSEVLRQRHKARTSAQ, from the coding sequence ATGCTCGATATCAATACGTTAGATTTTGAGAAGTCGAATGGTCTGCTGCCGGCGGTCGTTCAGGACAGCACTACACTTCAGGTGCTGATGCTGGGATACATGAATCGTGAGGCCTTGCAGCGTACGAAAGAAACCGGCAGGGTCTGGTTCTTTAGCCGTTCGAAAAACCGCCTTTGGGAGAAAGGCGAAACCTCTGGCAATTATTTGAATGTGAAGGAAATAAGCGTGGACTGCGACCAGGATACACTGCTCCTGCAGGTGGTTCCCGAAGGGCCGGTTTGCCACCGCGGAACAACCAGCTGCTTTGATGAGGAGATAAGGGCTGCTGGTCCGGATTTTTTGTATCAGCTCGAGGCCATCATACGTCAAAGGGCAGGGGAGGACAGCTCGGTTTCTTACACCCGTAAGCTGCTCGACCGGGGCCTTGACCGCATGGCACAAAAAGTTGGCGAAGAGGCCGTTGAGGTTGTGATTTCAGCCAAGAATGATGATCTTCAGTTACTTAAAGGCGAGATGGCCGACCTGCTTTATCACCTTATGGTGCTCATGTACGCCAAAGGCATACGCCTGAGTGAAGTCAGCGAGGTGTTGAGGCAGCGCCACAAAGCGCGCACTTCGGCGCAATAG
- a CDS encoding gliding motility-associated C-terminal domain-containing protein, protein MLFLMLWQFVPLIAQTPPVVINSYRDSNIDAEEWTELIVLQDNTDLRGFTIRDNSTAGNWQPFVRFRNIDFWNHMRRGTIIVLFHRNPAPGSAFANQLNTGKSDGHIALSLENTEYFEYEEGGGSMPLASMSLAINGDMIQIRNASGAHVHALGHRADTTTNFNYWSALPKPKLNHRANLTSSNKEAVMVVPGANLDQYGFLSPINGLTYTQKGTKNLPGFPNQGTSGPNASFWRSLRQPDWINPTLTASYNAQNHQVNLSWNSLTDSYPTDNVHGYMVLRSATNSFQAPQDGVIHGVGSQVGSATVVALINGSQNTTFTDNLSGNPIPCGGQYYYRVYAFRYGPDEIDQGSGPTRGRAYNETAFAAASAANPVPDASISITASSYNILPGTQVTFTASLINPGNNPTITWYVDGIQRQSGSSLTFSWTFTATATVTATLQSSLPCAAPASAPPVQITVTANPCNPGTILGQDVICLNQTATYESNGTTGGIWSVSNASIAQVNSQGVVTPLQPGTFTLYYTVDNSSCTGNPVASKQIFINPLPYAGPDRQICNTLSTTLQGNAPIAGQAFWSQVDGASIAVFSDNTYPNSTVTVSEYGSYMFSWNFDNCSPPDFVIITFLPLQQLSVSVAPQTPQTCPGQSITFTATPSHLGSNNIFQWFHNGQLVGSNNPGYTLLNPQDGDQVGVQYQTDAFCLASSNASAGPVLVTVPPEAIAPSFATASHTNICSNFGAQITLTAFGGSGVELRWYEGSCGGNYIGSGTDLDIPPPTQTTTYYARWETPGCGESPCQSVTIEVAPPVAPTINIAANETSICENETVTFVAEANHPGQNPVYQWFKNGQPVGDNAPVYAAEAWQNGDAVQCQLISDAFCASPNQVVSNTIVLNVSPLIIPAIRIGTSSTEVCAGSLVHFTITEMAGGGANPQFQWFVNGVAATGATQNTFSIQASGSFSVYCSLIPDVQCPAVPYENSNVLQINVTQQVDPSISITTGQSQVCEGTPVSFEAAITGGGDNPAFLWRVNGQPAGNQPTFTHHNPANGDLVDCVLSSNAACASVPTVVSNSITLEVSPNVMVSAIISSPQYTAPICQGSSIEFMSSTSNGGIAPGYQWYINGNPAGNSPDLTYTFTQPGQYQVSLEFSSSLSCTFQNPVLSNILAVEVMPQVEASVQVSASQTAMCENTEVVLTAMPANAGQSPEYRWFRNGNLFQNTSVNHLVISALPGDIWQVELISSAQCVVNSPALSEPLGLEVDPMPMAPEIITASQTQICPNTTEPIVLTAQGGAGQQLVWFEGNCGENPVGNANPLIINPPQQSANFFARYQSGLCPPSACAQIEITVSDLIVPQVQISGPDGAVCQGETAVFQVQSQSGQGSLPTYDWLVNGVAQGINSHTFSYMPSNNDVVQCQMQSSEACAQPGTVLSEPLVVNVTQAVQPLVSISPQSDTVCFLQPIQISSNFINSGNAPTYQWMINNNHLGQTGPELNWFAPAPGNYQIYLLATSSLACVASPTAFSQTVTITVLPNVVPTISISTPANQLCSGQEAILEAAAENPGQQPVFQWFVNGSPLSGANNPTLTYVPADGDLVYCQMVSSARCAEPVVVTSNSISFGVSSIVEPVAQVQTNSTQVCEQSTAVFTAVFTGGGEQALIEWFVNESPAGSGLTLSIIPQHNDHIYYRLTSSLACAQPSVVYSDTLSIHVNPLLTPEVNIQASASQVCAGNAVSFSALAVNGGSTPQYNWFVNGNLQPGNGPELIYTPENMDVVHCEMVSSEQCLSQPSATSPELVMVVEPVFEPAISIETTQTTYCEGDEVIITALVNQAGLADVYQWFVDGQITGENSPQLTITAVGTQQIRCVLTSSVNCALPLQVSSEVLWVEALPVLVPQISISAQQQEVCQGTTVNFESTIQHGGNNPVYSWSVNGQLLGNQATFSYQPADEDQVQCVLLSDYACASPPQTASEIVLMHVSENLDLHLEKTNAGCNGSEGAIAATGIQGKPPYKYRIDNHTEWQESGNFTAVLPGSYVVRIEDIYGCQATQEVVIETETGPVITDVMQVPASNGFNNASVHIQASGAEPLSYSVNEIDWQSSPIFSNLPQGGLTLYVRDANGCITSQTIDIESLPVNISAGQASGCKGNTLPVPVSTDGFAGVTRLMLEMKYDDKLLQFNGPSQIHTVFASANTTITNFQGGFRILIENSNGIHMPGGGTMMYLNFVALAAGSSILKWEAVSAIQTQHQAVAPANFLNGQATIWPAPEITMPDTYRQCLGKPLEIKPSIEGDYTLLNWTIPGGGNSQSAYLSFGQTLWNHEGNYQLTAINNFGCETTASTTLIVLPCEAELPVPNAFRPDSPIVENQTFKPYFGQAVPLSYHLKIFNRWGAMVFETSDHNQGWDGRYNGQAAPAGTYIWVIQYSAMGLDGPFESTKKGTLTLLR, encoded by the coding sequence ATGTTGTTTTTAATGTTATGGCAGTTTGTGCCCCTGATTGCCCAGACACCTCCCGTAGTGATCAACAGCTACCGGGATTCGAACATAGATGCCGAGGAATGGACGGAACTTATTGTATTGCAAGACAATACAGACCTGCGTGGCTTTACGATCAGGGACAACAGCACAGCAGGCAACTGGCAACCTTTTGTACGGTTCAGGAATATTGATTTCTGGAATCACATGCGCAGGGGCACCATTATTGTACTTTTTCACCGGAACCCAGCTCCGGGAAGCGCTTTTGCCAATCAGCTGAATACCGGCAAGAGCGACGGTCACATTGCCTTGTCGCTCGAGAACACCGAATATTTCGAATATGAAGAAGGCGGAGGCTCGATGCCCCTGGCTTCCATGAGCCTGGCCATCAACGGGGATATGATACAGATACGCAACGCCTCAGGCGCCCATGTGCACGCCCTGGGCCACCGTGCTGATACCACCACAAATTTCAATTACTGGTCTGCCCTGCCTAAACCCAAACTCAATCACAGGGCAAACCTTACCTCGTCAAATAAAGAAGCCGTAATGGTGGTTCCCGGCGCCAATCTGGATCAGTACGGATTCTTAAGCCCAATCAACGGCTTGACTTATACCCAGAAAGGGACCAAAAACCTGCCAGGTTTTCCGAACCAAGGCACAAGTGGACCAAATGCATCTTTCTGGCGCAGCCTGCGTCAACCTGATTGGATCAACCCAACGCTTACTGCTTCGTATAATGCCCAGAACCATCAGGTTAACCTGAGTTGGAACAGCCTCACCGACAGCTATCCAACCGACAATGTCCACGGATATATGGTGCTTCGCAGTGCAACAAATTCTTTTCAGGCTCCGCAGGATGGCGTAATTCATGGCGTTGGAAGCCAGGTAGGTAGCGCCACTGTGGTTGCTCTGATCAATGGCAGCCAAAATACCACTTTTACAGACAATCTGTCTGGTAACCCCATCCCATGCGGTGGGCAATACTATTATCGCGTCTATGCTTTCCGGTACGGACCTGATGAAATTGACCAGGGCAGCGGACCTACCCGTGGGAGGGCCTACAACGAAACTGCTTTTGCTGCTGCAAGCGCTGCAAATCCGGTTCCCGACGCTTCAATATCCATCACTGCAAGCAGTTACAATATCCTCCCCGGGACACAGGTTACGTTTACTGCAAGCCTGATCAATCCCGGCAACAATCCCACCATCACGTGGTATGTGGACGGGATTCAAAGACAGAGCGGCAGCTCATTGACATTTTCATGGACTTTCACTGCCACAGCCACTGTAACAGCCACCTTGCAGTCGAGCCTGCCCTGCGCAGCCCCTGCCAGCGCTCCTCCGGTTCAGATTACAGTGACTGCCAATCCGTGCAATCCCGGAACTATTCTGGGCCAGGATGTCATCTGCCTCAACCAGACAGCCACATATGAAAGCAATGGCACGACCGGAGGGATATGGTCGGTGAGCAACGCATCTATAGCCCAGGTGAACAGCCAGGGAGTTGTAACTCCATTACAACCAGGCACTTTCACCTTATACTACACTGTGGATAACAGCTCGTGTACGGGTAATCCGGTGGCGAGCAAGCAGATTTTCATCAACCCGCTGCCCTATGCGGGACCTGATCGCCAGATCTGCAATACGCTGTCAACCACATTGCAAGGCAATGCTCCAATAGCCGGTCAGGCATTCTGGTCTCAGGTTGATGGAGCGAGTATTGCTGTATTCTCAGATAACACGTACCCTAATTCAACCGTTACAGTTTCGGAATATGGGTCCTATATGTTTTCCTGGAACTTTGATAACTGTTCTCCACCTGATTTTGTCATAATCACATTTTTGCCTCTCCAGCAGCTTTCGGTTTCAGTTGCACCACAAACGCCTCAAACCTGCCCCGGACAAAGCATCACCTTCACCGCCACACCTTCGCACCTAGGTTCTAACAATATTTTTCAATGGTTTCACAATGGTCAGCTGGTCGGTAGCAACAACCCCGGCTACACGCTGCTGAATCCGCAGGACGGAGATCAAGTGGGGGTGCAATACCAGACCGATGCCTTTTGTCTGGCATCGTCCAATGCAAGCGCGGGTCCTGTGCTTGTGACCGTGCCTCCGGAGGCCATTGCCCCGTCATTTGCCACGGCATCGCATACCAACATTTGCAGCAATTTCGGAGCGCAGATCACACTGACAGCTTTTGGAGGTTCCGGTGTGGAACTTCGCTGGTACGAAGGGAGTTGCGGAGGCAATTATATTGGTTCGGGTACAGATCTCGACATACCGCCCCCAACGCAAACTACCACATATTATGCGCGCTGGGAGACCCCCGGCTGCGGCGAAAGCCCTTGCCAAAGTGTGACCATCGAGGTTGCTCCTCCCGTTGCTCCGACCATCAACATCGCAGCCAACGAGACCAGTATTTGCGAAAACGAAACAGTAACTTTTGTTGCCGAAGCCAACCATCCAGGTCAGAACCCTGTTTATCAATGGTTTAAAAACGGACAGCCGGTAGGCGACAATGCCCCGGTCTATGCTGCCGAAGCCTGGCAAAATGGTGATGCGGTGCAATGCCAGCTCATCAGCGATGCATTTTGTGCCAGCCCAAACCAGGTGGTATCGAACACGATCGTTTTGAATGTCAGCCCATTGATCATACCAGCAATTCGGATTGGCACAAGCAGCACCGAAGTTTGTGCCGGCAGCCTGGTGCATTTTACTATAACCGAAATGGCGGGAGGTGGGGCAAACCCGCAATTTCAATGGTTTGTGAATGGCGTGGCTGCCACCGGTGCAACACAAAACACTTTCAGCATACAGGCTTCGGGCAGCTTCAGCGTGTATTGCAGCCTGATCCCCGATGTGCAATGTCCGGCTGTCCCATACGAAAACTCAAATGTCCTTCAGATCAACGTAACCCAACAAGTTGATCCTTCTATCAGCATAACGACAGGTCAGAGCCAGGTTTGCGAAGGCACACCGGTGAGCTTCGAAGCAGCCATCACGGGCGGCGGCGACAATCCGGCTTTTCTATGGCGGGTAAATGGCCAGCCGGCTGGGAACCAGCCTACATTCACTCATCACAATCCCGCCAACGGCGATCTGGTGGATTGCGTGCTCAGCTCAAATGCTGCATGCGCTTCCGTACCCACGGTTGTATCCAACAGTATCACGCTGGAAGTCAGTCCCAATGTCATGGTTTCGGCCATTATTTCGTCACCCCAATACACCGCACCCATATGTCAGGGCAGCAGTATTGAGTTTATGTCCAGCACATCGAACGGCGGAATAGCCCCTGGTTACCAATGGTACATCAATGGTAACCCAGCGGGAAACAGTCCGGATCTGACATACACATTCACTCAGCCCGGACAATACCAGGTAAGTCTTGAGTTTAGCTCATCGCTCAGCTGTACTTTTCAGAATCCGGTATTATCCAACATCCTGGCAGTAGAAGTGATGCCTCAGGTGGAGGCTTCCGTGCAGGTTTCTGCTTCGCAGACTGCAATGTGCGAGAATACGGAAGTCGTGCTCACTGCCATGCCGGCAAATGCCGGCCAATCCCCGGAGTACAGATGGTTCAGAAACGGCAACCTTTTTCAGAACACATCTGTAAACCATTTAGTTATATCCGCACTACCCGGCGACATCTGGCAGGTGGAACTCATTTCGTCGGCTCAATGTGTGGTGAACTCTCCTGCCTTATCCGAACCACTCGGCCTTGAAGTAGATCCTATGCCGATGGCACCCGAAATCATTACCGCCAGCCAAACGCAGATTTGTCCGAACACCACGGAACCTATCGTCCTGACTGCACAGGGTGGTGCCGGCCAACAATTGGTTTGGTTTGAGGGCAACTGTGGAGAAAATCCCGTTGGTAACGCAAATCCATTGATTATCAATCCTCCACAACAAAGCGCCAACTTTTTCGCCCGTTACCAGTCCGGTTTATGCCCTCCAAGTGCTTGCGCTCAGATAGAAATCACGGTGAGCGACCTGATTGTTCCACAGGTGCAAATTTCCGGGCCTGACGGAGCCGTATGCCAGGGCGAGACAGCTGTGTTCCAGGTTCAGTCGCAGAGCGGTCAAGGCAGTTTGCCCACTTACGACTGGCTGGTCAATGGTGTGGCACAAGGTATCAACAGCCATACTTTCAGCTATATGCCATCAAACAACGATGTGGTGCAATGCCAAATGCAAAGCTCAGAGGCCTGTGCACAACCCGGTACCGTCCTGTCTGAGCCTCTTGTTGTGAATGTGACCCAGGCTGTTCAACCTTTGGTAAGCATCAGCCCGCAAAGTGATACCGTTTGTTTTCTGCAGCCCATTCAGATCAGTTCCAATTTCATCAACTCCGGCAATGCTCCCACCTATCAGTGGATGATCAACAACAACCATCTTGGACAAACGGGCCCGGAGCTCAACTGGTTTGCACCTGCTCCCGGCAACTACCAGATTTATCTGCTGGCCACTTCATCTTTGGCCTGTGTGGCAAGTCCGACGGCATTCTCGCAAACTGTTACAATAACCGTGCTCCCGAATGTTGTGCCCACGATCAGTATCAGCACACCGGCCAATCAACTTTGTTCCGGACAGGAAGCAATCCTTGAAGCTGCGGCAGAAAATCCCGGACAACAACCTGTTTTTCAGTGGTTTGTAAATGGTTCGCCATTGAGCGGCGCCAATAATCCAACTTTGACCTATGTGCCTGCCGATGGCGATCTGGTGTATTGCCAGATGGTCTCGTCGGCCCGTTGTGCCGAACCGGTTGTGGTCACTTCCAACAGCATCAGCTTTGGGGTGAGCAGCATTGTGGAGCCTGTGGCACAAGTGCAAACCAACAGCACCCAGGTTTGCGAGCAAAGCACGGCCGTGTTCACCGCAGTTTTCACCGGAGGTGGCGAACAGGCGCTCATCGAGTGGTTTGTCAACGAAAGCCCTGCGGGTTCTGGTCTCACTTTGTCTATTATTCCGCAGCACAACGATCATATCTATTACCGGCTCACTTCCAGCCTGGCCTGCGCGCAGCCCTCAGTAGTTTATTCCGATACCCTGAGCATTCACGTAAATCCGCTGCTGACGCCTGAGGTCAACATCCAGGCGTCGGCCAGTCAGGTATGCGCAGGCAACGCAGTATCATTTAGCGCTTTAGCTGTAAATGGCGGATCGACACCTCAGTACAACTGGTTTGTGAACGGAAACCTTCAACCCGGCAATGGCCCGGAATTAATCTACACCCCTGAAAACATGGATGTTGTGCATTGCGAGATGGTTTCATCCGAGCAATGTTTGAGCCAGCCTTCGGCCACATCGCCTGAGCTTGTGATGGTGGTTGAACCGGTGTTTGAACCTGCAATCTCGATTGAAACCACCCAAACTACTTATTGCGAAGGTGACGAAGTCATAATTACTGCTTTAGTGAATCAAGCTGGTCTGGCAGATGTGTATCAGTGGTTTGTTGACGGCCAGATAACAGGCGAAAACAGTCCGCAGTTAACAATAACAGCAGTCGGAACTCAGCAAATTCGATGTGTATTGACCAGTTCGGTGAACTGTGCCCTGCCCTTGCAGGTGAGTTCTGAAGTTCTATGGGTCGAGGCGCTGCCCGTGCTGGTTCCCCAGATTAGCATCAGCGCCCAGCAACAAGAGGTCTGCCAGGGTACTACGGTCAATTTTGAATCCACGATTCAGCATGGAGGCAACAACCCTGTTTATTCGTGGAGCGTCAACGGTCAACTACTTGGAAATCAAGCTACTTTCAGCTATCAACCTGCTGACGAAGACCAGGTGCAATGCGTGCTGCTGTCGGATTACGCCTGTGCCAGTCCGCCCCAGACAGCCTCAGAAATTGTGCTGATGCATGTTTCGGAAAACCTGGACCTGCACCTCGAGAAAACCAATGCCGGATGCAACGGCAGTGAAGGTGCCATTGCAGCAACGGGCATACAGGGAAAGCCCCCATATAAATATCGCATTGATAATCATACCGAATGGCAGGAATCGGGCAACTTCACTGCTGTGTTACCCGGCAGCTATGTCGTTCGGATCGAGGATATCTACGGCTGTCAGGCCACCCAGGAAGTTGTAATTGAAACTGAAACCGGTCCGGTAATTACCGACGTGATGCAGGTTCCGGCCTCCAATGGATTCAACAATGCCAGCGTGCACATTCAGGCCAGCGGAGCTGAGCCTTTATCTTACTCTGTGAACGAAATAGACTGGCAGTCTTCGCCCATCTTTTCCAACCTGCCACAGGGCGGGTTGACCCTCTACGTACGCGATGCCAATGGATGCATCACAAGTCAGACCATTGATATTGAATCACTTCCCGTGAATATCAGTGCCGGTCAGGCAAGCGGTTGCAAGGGAAATACCCTTCCAGTGCCAGTGTCAACGGATGGTTTCGCGGGCGTAACACGCCTCATGCTCGAGATGAAATACGACGACAAGCTCCTGCAGTTTAATGGCCCTTCTCAGATTCATACGGTATTTGCCTCAGCCAATACAACTATCACAAACTTTCAAGGAGGCTTCCGCATATTGATCGAAAACTCCAATGGCATCCACATGCCAGGTGGTGGCACCATGATGTATCTGAATTTCGTTGCATTGGCCGCAGGCAGCAGCATATTGAAATGGGAAGCTGTTTCGGCCATTCAGACACAGCATCAGGCTGTGGCGCCGGCCAATTTCCTGAATGGGCAGGCGACCATCTGGCCTGCGCCCGAAATCACCATGCCCGACACTTACCGGCAGTGCCTGGGCAAGCCACTGGAAATCAAGCCATCAATTGAAGGGGACTACACCCTTCTGAACTGGACCATACCCGGCGGCGGCAACAGCCAGTCGGCTTACCTCAGTTTCGGGCAAACTTTGTGGAACCATGAAGGAAATTACCAACTCACAGCCATTAACAATTTTGGTTGCGAAACCACCGCCAGTACCACGCTCATCGTATTGCCTTGCGAGGCTGAACTCCCGGTTCCCAACGCATTCCGACCCGACTCACCTATTGTTGAAAATCAAACCTTTAAGCCATACTTCGGACAAGCTGTGCCGCTTTCGTACCATCTAAAGATTTTCAACCGCTGGGGGGCAATGGTTTTCGAAACTTCCGACCATAACCAAGGCTGGGATGGCAGGTACAACGGTCAGGCAGCCCCTGCCGGCACTTACATCTGGGTTATCCAATATTCTGCCATGGGCCTGGATGGGCCGTTTGAAAGCACGAAAAAAGGGACGCTCACCTTGTTGCGTTAG